The Pseudomonas azadiae genome includes a window with the following:
- a CDS encoding TetR/AcrR family transcriptional regulator encodes MALKKTGIRAQQADQTRARILQAAVKVFTRDGYSGGRVDTISKEAGSNDRMLYYYFGSKEHLFVCVLEHTYEQFNKAESTLKLDLDAPVQALRELVAFIWNYYVQHPEFVAILSIENLHQGKHAKQSGEMRRLSGEAVGVLRPIIEAGQARGVFRQDVDLKHVYLMIASLCYFYNSNRHTLSSFLGEDLSSTGQQRDWLGFISDLVVQGVAPITR; translated from the coding sequence ATGGCCCTCAAAAAGACCGGCATCCGTGCCCAACAGGCTGACCAGACCCGCGCGCGCATCCTCCAGGCGGCGGTCAAGGTGTTCACCCGCGACGGGTATTCCGGCGGGCGCGTCGATACCATTTCCAAGGAAGCCGGCTCCAACGACCGCATGCTTTATTACTATTTCGGTAGCAAGGAACACCTGTTCGTCTGCGTGCTGGAACATACCTACGAACAATTCAACAAGGCCGAAAGCACACTCAAGCTGGACCTGGACGCTCCCGTGCAGGCGTTGCGCGAGTTGGTGGCGTTTATCTGGAATTACTATGTCCAACACCCGGAGTTCGTCGCGATCCTGAGCATCGAGAACCTGCATCAGGGCAAACACGCCAAACAATCCGGCGAGATGCGCAGGCTGTCGGGAGAAGCGGTCGGCGTGCTGCGGCCGATCATCGAGGCGGGCCAGGCCCGGGGGGTGTTTCGCCAGGATGTCGACCTCAAACACGTGTACCTGATGATCGCCTCGCTGTGCTACTTCTATAACTCCAACCGCCACACGCTGAGTTCGTTTCTCGGTGAGGACTTGTCGAGCACCGGGCAGCAACGGGATTGGCTGGGGTTTATCAGCGACCTGGTTGTGCAAGGCGTAGCCCCGATCACCCGGTAA
- the ggt gene encoding gamma-glutamyltransferase — protein MKYQPFSRTLIATALVLTASGVQAASQAPVAGENGMVVTAQHLATHVGVDVLKAGGNAVDAAVAVGYALAVVYPAAGNLGGGGFMTVQLADGRKTFLDFREKAPLAATADMYLDKDGNVVEGLSAKGHLAVGVPGTVSGMELALSKYGTLKRAQVIAPAIKLAENGFALEQGDIDLLHTATGEFEKDQDMRGIFLHNGQPMQVGQKLVQKDLARTLKEISAKGSDGFYKGWVAKALVDSSQAGKGIITQADLDKYKTRELAPIECDYRGYHVVSAPPPSSGGVVICQIMNILEGYPMADLGYHSAQGLHYQIEAMRHAYVDRNSYLGDPDFVKNPIEHLLDKNYAAKLRDAIDPKKAGDSQAIKPGVSPHEGNNTTHYSIVDKWGNAVSVTYTLNDWFGAGVMASKTGVILNDEMDDFTVKVGVPNMYGLVQGEANAIAPGKAPLSSMSPTIVTKDGKAVMVVGTPGGSRIITATLLTILNVIDYKMNIQEAVDAPRFHQQWMPDTTNLETFAVSPDTQKILESWGHKFAGPQDANHLAAILVGAPSLGGKPVGNNRFYGANDPRRNTGLSLGY, from the coding sequence ATGAAATACCAACCCTTCAGCCGTACCTTGATTGCCACAGCCCTGGTGTTGACGGCCAGTGGTGTGCAAGCCGCCTCTCAGGCTCCGGTCGCCGGTGAAAACGGCATGGTGGTGACGGCCCAGCACCTGGCCACTCATGTGGGTGTCGACGTGCTCAAGGCTGGCGGCAACGCCGTCGATGCGGCCGTGGCCGTGGGCTATGCGCTCGCGGTGGTGTACCCGGCAGCGGGTAACCTGGGCGGTGGCGGTTTCATGACCGTGCAACTGGCGGACGGGCGCAAGACCTTCCTCGACTTCCGCGAAAAAGCGCCGCTGGCCGCCACCGCCGATATGTACCTGGACAAGGACGGCAACGTCGTCGAAGGCCTCAGCGCCAAGGGCCACCTGGCCGTCGGCGTTCCGGGCACCGTGTCGGGGATGGAGCTGGCCCTGAGTAAATACGGCACGCTCAAGCGCGCCCAAGTCATCGCCCCGGCCATCAAGCTTGCGGAAAACGGCTTTGCCCTGGAGCAGGGTGATATCGACCTGCTGCACACCGCCACCGGCGAGTTCGAGAAAGACCAGGACATGCGCGGGATCTTCCTGCACAACGGCCAGCCGATGCAGGTCGGCCAGAAGCTGGTGCAGAAGGACCTGGCCAGGACCCTCAAGGAAATCTCGGCCAAGGGCAGCGATGGCTTCTATAAAGGGTGGGTCGCCAAGGCCCTGGTGGATTCCAGCCAGGCCGGCAAAGGCATCATCACCCAGGCTGACCTGGACAAATACAAGACCCGCGAGCTGGCGCCCATCGAGTGTGACTACCGGGGCTACCACGTGGTTTCCGCGCCGCCACCGAGCTCGGGCGGTGTGGTGATCTGCCAGATCATGAACATCCTCGAAGGCTACCCGATGGCCGACCTGGGTTATCACTCGGCCCAAGGCCTGCACTACCAGATCGAAGCGATGCGCCACGCCTATGTGGACCGTAACAGCTACCTCGGCGATCCGGACTTCGTGAAGAACCCGATCGAGCACCTGCTGGACAAAAACTACGCGGCGAAATTGCGCGACGCCATCGACCCGAAAAAGGCCGGTGATTCCCAGGCAATCAAGCCGGGTGTGTCGCCCCATGAAGGCAACAACACCACCCACTATTCCATCGTCGACAAGTGGGGTAACGCGGTCTCGGTCACCTACACCCTCAACGACTGGTTCGGCGCCGGCGTGATGGCGAGCAAGACCGGGGTGATCCTCAACGATGAAATGGATGACTTCACCGTCAAGGTCGGTGTGCCGAACATGTATGGCCTGGTCCAGGGCGAAGCCAACGCGATTGCGCCGGGCAAGGCGCCGCTGTCGTCGATGAGCCCGACCATCGTGACCAAGGATGGCAAGGCCGTGATGGTGGTCGGTACGCCAGGAGGCAGCCGGATTATTACCGCGACCTTGCTGACCATCCTGAATGTGATCGACTACAAGATGAACATCCAGGAAGCGGTGGACGCGCCGCGTTTCCATCAGCAATGGATGCCGGACACCACTAACCTTGAAACCTTCGCGGTCAGCCCGGACACCCAGAAGATCCTGGAAAGCTGGGGCCACAAGTTTGCCGGTCCCCAGGATGCCAACCACCTGGCGGCGATCCTGGTAGGCGCGCCTTCGCTGGGTGGCAAGCCGGTGGGTAACAACCGTTTCTATGGCGCGAACGACCCGCGTCGCAACACCGGCCTGTCGCTGGGTTACTAA
- a CDS encoding AAA family ATPase, with the protein MKVVVLAGPESSGKSWLAAQLHAQFGGLMVGEYVRHFIDHHRRDTTLADIPAIARGQLAWEDTARAAHPDLLILDTHLLANRLWSQTLFGDCPAWLDSELLARRYDLHLLLSPEDVEWTADGQRCQPELADRRAFFQDSLAWLQQHRQAVLVIGGNWEERRAMAFSAVKRLLEP; encoded by the coding sequence ATGAAGGTGGTGGTACTGGCCGGCCCCGAATCCAGCGGTAAAAGCTGGCTGGCGGCGCAATTGCACGCGCAGTTCGGCGGGTTGATGGTCGGTGAATACGTGCGGCATTTCATCGATCATCATCGTCGTGACACCACCCTGGCCGACATTCCCGCCATCGCCCGTGGCCAACTGGCCTGGGAAGACACGGCCCGCGCCGCACACCCCGACCTGTTGATCCTCGACACGCATCTGCTGGCCAACAGGCTCTGGAGCCAGACCCTGTTCGGCGACTGCCCCGCATGGCTCGACAGCGAACTGCTGGCGCGCCGCTACGACCTGCACCTTTTGTTGTCGCCGGAAGATGTGGAATGGACGGCCGATGGCCAACGCTGCCAACCCGAACTGGCGGACCGCCGCGCGTTTTTCCAGGACAGCCTGGCGTGGCTGCAGCAGCACCGGCAAGCGGTGCTGGTTATCGGAGGAAATTGGGAAGAGCGCCGCGCCATGGCGTTTTCAGCGGTAAAACGACTACTTGAGCCCTGA
- the pnuC gene encoding nicotinamide riboside transporter PnuC — protein MSGLELFAAALGVIAVWLTVKQNPWCWPIGLVMVLLYTWVFFDVKLYSDMLLQVVYAALQVYGWWQWTRAGEVRQGREVTSLGVPAIIASLAAGALGSLLLGAAMAHWTDAAQPWLDAALTGFSLVAQMWMAQKRVQCWPLWIAVDVIFVGLFLYKGLYLTAALYALFTVIAVQGWREWRADPALRA, from the coding sequence ATGTCCGGGCTTGAACTCTTCGCCGCTGCCCTGGGGGTGATCGCCGTGTGGCTGACCGTCAAACAAAACCCCTGGTGCTGGCCCATCGGCCTGGTGATGGTGCTGCTCTACACCTGGGTGTTCTTTGACGTGAAACTCTATTCCGACATGCTGTTGCAGGTGGTCTACGCCGCGCTGCAAGTTTACGGTTGGTGGCAATGGACCCGCGCCGGCGAGGTCAGGCAGGGGCGCGAGGTCACCAGCCTCGGCGTGCCGGCGATCATCGCCAGCCTGGCGGCTGGCGCCCTGGGCAGCCTGTTGCTCGGCGCCGCCATGGCCCACTGGACGGACGCCGCCCAGCCGTGGCTTGACGCCGCCCTCACCGGCTTCAGCCTGGTAGCGCAGATGTGGATGGCGCAGAAGCGCGTGCAATGTTGGCCATTATGGATTGCCGTGGACGTGATTTTCGTCGGCCTGTTCCTCTACAAAGGCCTCTACCTCACCGCCGCGCTCTACGCGCTGTTCACCGTGATCGCCGTGCAGGGCTGGCGTGAATGGCGCGCCGACCCGGCGTTGCGCGCATGA
- a CDS encoding methyl-accepting chemotaxis protein has product MELVATAINEVTYGVQDVAKNAEHAASEMRDAQAQAQQGQVNIDGSLQQIDQLSGTISNAVDVIRTLSAESTQIGSVLEVIRSIADQTNLLALNAAIEAARAGEQGRGFAVVADEVRLLAQRTQKSTAEIQGMIERLQGHSEAAVKVISDSHSASQLTIEQAGQAGASLTAIGQALRNLNGLNASIASATLQQAHVVEDINQNVTQAASLSHSTALAAQQSSVASAQLRGLSEQLDGLLRQFKV; this is encoded by the coding sequence ATGGAACTGGTGGCCACCGCAATCAACGAAGTCACCTACGGCGTGCAGGACGTGGCCAAGAATGCCGAACATGCCGCCAGCGAAATGCGCGATGCCCAGGCCCAGGCGCAACAAGGCCAGGTCAATATCGACGGCAGCCTGCAGCAGATCGACCAGCTTTCCGGCACCATCAGCAACGCGGTGGACGTGATCCGTACGCTGTCCGCTGAAAGTACCCAGATCGGCAGCGTGCTTGAAGTCATTCGCTCCATTGCCGACCAGACCAACCTGCTGGCCCTCAATGCGGCGATTGAAGCGGCACGCGCCGGCGAACAAGGCCGTGGCTTTGCCGTGGTCGCCGATGAAGTAAGGCTGCTGGCCCAACGCACGCAAAAGTCCACCGCCGAGATCCAGGGCATGATCGAGCGCCTGCAAGGTCACTCGGAAGCGGCGGTCAAGGTGATCAGCGACAGCCACAGCGCATCGCAACTGACCATTGAACAGGCCGGCCAGGCCGGGGCCAGCCTCACCGCCATCGGCCAGGCCTTGCGCAATCTCAATGGCCTCAACGCCTCGATTGCCAGCGCCACCCTGCAGCAGGCCCACGTGGTGGAAGACATCAACCAGAACGTCACCCAGGCGGCCAGTCTGTCCCACAGCACGGCGTTGGCGGCGCAGCAGTCGAGCGTGGCCAGCGCGCAGTTGCGTGGCCTGAGCGAACAGCTGGATGGGCTCTTGCGCCAGTTCAAAGTCTGA
- a CDS encoding undecaprenyl-diphosphate phosphatase, whose product MDFWTAIQAVILGVVEGLTEFLPISSTGHQIIVADLLDFTGDRFNAFNIIIQLGAILAVVWEFRGKIFEVVKGLPTQRKAQRFTANLLIAFMPAVVLGVIFADVIHHYLFNPITVATALVVGGVIMLWAERRVHEVHAETVDDITWKDALKVGLAQCLAMIPGTSRSGSTIIGGLLFGLSRKTATEFSFFLAMPTMVGAAVYSGYKYRELFQPADLPVFVIGFVTSFIFAMIAVKGLLKFIASHSYAAFAWYRIAFGLLILATWQFGWIDWAAAKA is encoded by the coding sequence ATGGATTTTTGGACCGCCATTCAGGCAGTGATTCTTGGCGTTGTGGAGGGACTTACCGAGTTCCTGCCGATTTCCAGCACCGGCCACCAGATCATCGTCGCCGATTTGCTCGACTTTACCGGCGACCGCTTCAACGCGTTCAATATCATCATTCAGCTGGGCGCCATCCTGGCGGTGGTGTGGGAGTTTCGCGGCAAGATTTTCGAAGTGGTCAAGGGCCTGCCGACCCAGCGCAAGGCCCAGCGGTTCACCGCCAACCTGCTGATCGCCTTTATGCCGGCGGTGGTGCTGGGGGTGATTTTCGCCGACGTGATTCACCATTACCTGTTCAACCCGATCACCGTCGCCACCGCCCTGGTCGTGGGCGGCGTGATCATGTTGTGGGCCGAGCGGCGCGTGCATGAAGTGCACGCCGAAACCGTCGATGACATCACCTGGAAAGACGCGCTCAAGGTCGGCCTGGCCCAATGCCTGGCAATGATCCCGGGCACCTCGCGTTCGGGCTCGACCATTATCGGCGGCCTGTTGTTCGGGCTGTCACGCAAGACGGCCACCGAGTTCTCGTTCTTCCTGGCGATGCCAACCATGGTCGGCGCGGCGGTGTATTCGGGCTACAAGTACCGTGAGCTGTTCCAGCCGGCGGACCTGCCGGTGTTCGTCATCGGGTTTGTGACCTCGTTCATTTTCGCAATGATTGCGGTCAAGGGCTTGCTCAAGTTCATTGCCAGCCACAGTTACGCAGCATTTGCCTGGTACCGCATTGCGTTTGGCCTGCTGATCCTGGCCACCTGGCAGTTCGGCTGGATCGATTGGGCGGCAGCCAAGGCATGA
- a CDS encoding DUF1294 domain-containing protein: MTIQHPRLKALIFVLLCAAPLVGSVLVWQRGETLIPLAAYGVVSLVAFFLYWSDKRKARTDSWRTPENILHAVELAGGWPGALIAQQVFRHKTRKVSYQVLFWVVVLLHQVFWLDQLFLGGTLLSVL; encoded by the coding sequence ATGACGATCCAGCACCCGCGCCTCAAAGCGCTGATCTTTGTGCTGCTGTGCGCGGCGCCGTTGGTGGGATCGGTGTTGGTGTGGCAACGCGGCGAGACCCTGATCCCGCTGGCGGCTTATGGAGTGGTCAGCCTGGTCGCGTTCTTCCTTTACTGGAGCGACAAGCGCAAGGCCCGCACCGACAGTTGGCGCACCCCGGAAAACATCCTGCACGCCGTTGAACTGGCGGGCGGCTGGCCGGGGGCGTTGATTGCCCAGCAGGTGTTCCGGCATAAGACGCGCAAGGTGTCTTACCAAGTGCTGTTCTGGGTGGTCGTGTTGCTGCATCAGGTGTTCTGGCTCGACCAGCTGTTCCTGGGCGGCACCTTGTTATCCGTCCTCTAG
- a CDS encoding MmcQ/YjbR family DNA-binding protein yields MTMSEAQVATFCLSLPGAREDYKWGGVRVFSIAGNKMFALQNLRGDSLAFKVDKDLFLGHVDRPGIHPAPYLARAQWIIMNTPYPLGAEELRGLLQRSHQLVVRKLPKRTQVGLLLEDG; encoded by the coding sequence ATGACCATGAGCGAAGCGCAAGTCGCCACTTTCTGCCTCAGCCTGCCCGGCGCGCGGGAAGACTACAAATGGGGCGGCGTGCGGGTGTTCTCGATAGCCGGCAACAAAATGTTCGCCCTGCAAAACCTGCGGGGTGACTCGCTGGCGTTCAAGGTCGACAAGGACCTGTTCCTCGGCCACGTCGACCGACCGGGCATCCACCCGGCGCCGTACCTGGCCCGCGCGCAATGGATCATCATGAACACGCCCTACCCGCTGGGCGCCGAGGAATTGCGTGGCTTGTTGCAGCGTTCTCATCAGCTCGTGGTGCGCAAACTGCCCAAGCGCACGCAGGTCGGGTTATTGCTAGAGGACGGATAA